The genomic window ATGCGCTTCACGTGGCGCCCCAGGTTGCGCCGGTCCTTGAACAGGTTGCCGCAGACGCCGCACGCGAAGTTCTTCTCCCGGTGGAGCGCCTTCTTTAGGGCCTCGATGGCCTCCGCCGTCTCGTTGGCCCTGATGGCCGCGTAGTGCTTCGCGATCTTCGCCCCGCGCTTGTCCGGGGCAATGCTCATCATCGTTTCGCACAGGAACGCTGCAGTCCCTGCAAGCACATATTCATTCATAGGGCCTGGGTTTATGCTTTTATTGCTACGTGTGAAACTCATCAATGCCTAACCTCTGACGCATATCTAAATTCTTCTTATGTTTAAGATAACTtcactacatttaaaaaaaaaatcagcggcAGATTTAATATGGCAgttacattgatgaaaaaattttaatagtgcaTAGTTTGGGGTGAAAATTGAACTTACATCTTTTCACATTCAGTGCATGTTTCtagattttaaattaatttaaaagtgtttAGGTATAACTTCTCTTTTGCAACCAAGAGAGTATGTAATGCCTAATGTTCCATAAAACTCGGGGTTTCTACTCGTTACCTCTAACTCAgcaagaaacataaaaaaatgtttaaaacattctcaCGTATTTATGTTAATGTCttgtaaatatttaacataaaatggTTTTTCAATGTTTGTTGCTATGTTGCAATATCATACACTTCaccaaaatgtttaaaaataaagtattcaGTAAcagatataatttatttctttaccGAGTGGAAAATTTCTTTGGTTATTAACTACGAACTTATAATAGTAAATTTGGCATGCTGCCAAAAATCTTAAATTCTACAGGGACAAAAAATTCCATTATGTTTACCtggatcaaaaaataaataaatgaaactttGACAAGTAACTTACCTCCATCTACCTTGGCCTCTTCTCCATCATTCAACAGAGGCATGCTCAGCCTGCCGTCACAAAAACAACACGACTTTAGCACCCGTTGTCAACCACATTAGTAAACTAGGATagataatgaaaattaaaaaaaaagataatcatatttttacataaatgaaGGGTGTAAGGGATTTCTCACTTAAAGTAAGCCTAGCTTAACAAACAGGAATGCACCGTAATGATATAATGTTAATGTATAACTTTGCAagcccttcaaaaaaaaaaaatttgtactctGGTCAATATACGCACCAACATGATAAATATACTAAGAGAGCAATATAATAATACAACCTAACTTTCAAGTTACTTTGTTAAAAATACAACCATTAGACAAAAAGTTTGcaattaattatttagtaaaaaaggGCTTAAAAGATGACAGATAGTCTTCATTTCTTTGAAAGCAAAAAACTATTAGCagatttcacacaaaaaaaaaaactgacacaaAGTTACAACTAAGAGTCAGTTTCATCAGAAAGCCAATGACAATGAAGGCACTGACTTTTGATTCAAATGTTAAACAATCTAAATAAAAAGATACCTGAAGCTACATTAaacagaagagaaaaaaaaattttaagaaaaatttgatGTTCAGACTACATACTTTGCCGAAACTCTGTCGAGGCCCGAGATGTTGATGGAAGGCTTCACGTCGGGCGAAACGAACCCTGCAGCGTCGGTATCCTCGTCTTTGTTGGCGGCAGCGTCATCCGCTGCAGCCTCCGTCGCCGGCACTCCTCTCGCTTCCACCTCGCGCAAGTCGCCCGCCGGCTCGTCGTCCTCGGAGCCGTCCGCGCCCGCTTCCTCCTTGACGAGCACGCTGCCCCCCTCTCCTGGCGCTCCGTGCGCGCGGCGCTCCGGGAGCGCGTCCTCCATGCCCGCGTGTCTCCCCGCCTGCAGCACAGCGCGACGCTCGCAGACTGCACCACGTCTACGAGAGACACTCTTCCACTCTCACGTCTTCACGTTTCACCTGGCTAGTCCTGAACATGATCCGTTATCATGACAACAAATCCTAGTAAAATATTGTTATCTgcaagggcgcaacaactaaatttccaaaaggggggggggagggggcgggggcaatatacctttttataaagaatcatcgatcccccctattgaagcggggggtccggggggtcctcccccgggaaaatttgtatttcaaggtggaaaatggtgctatttaagtagttaagcagttttattatctaaaaattgagtacacagaactttctttgccaccgtttgcccccacttcaaggtttcggggggggggggggggggggcaaaatacccttgacTCCCCccaccctgttgttgcgcccctggttatcTGTGATTGGGTGACCTCAGAAGTAGGACCACATATAATTGTCACATATATTGTATATTTTAGATTTtaccacaaaaattaatttttttacaaaatgttattcttaatttttttacaaaatgttatgcTAACATTTCAGTAATCGTTAACAGAGAGAATTTGCACAGCCAATGGTGCAAAACAAGTCGCAATactgatttaaaaaaagtacttttctACATATAAACTCACGACAATAAAATTCcaattgattatttaaaattacttagattagttatttattttatttatttatttttatttgtaatgtgaCACTCTTTTGAGTGCCACGTTTAGGTTTGCTTAGGTCTTGTGTGTGATCGAGGCGCGGGCGCAGTCGTGCACACTATCTGTGTGCGAGCACGTGCGGCGGCCTGGTTATTTGCTGCTTTTGTCGTGCGGCGCTGGTATCTGGTGTGAGTTTGACACGTGAGCGCTGGTGTGAGTTTGACACGTGAGCGCTGGTGTTAGTGCGGCTGGCACGTGAGTGAATTTAGCGCTGGGTAGAAggaattggtagcagagcgtggtttcaaTCCACGGACCTCTGGGTTATGGCCCCAGCACGCTTCCAAAGGTCCGTGGAttgaaaccatgctctgctactaATTCTTTCTACCCAGCGCTAAATTCACTCACGAGCCAGCCGCACTAACACCAGCGCTCGCGCGTCAAACTCACACCAGATCGCAGCACCGCACGACAAAAACAGCAACTAACCAGGCCGCCACACGTGCTCGCACACAGATAGCGTGCATGACTGCGCCCGCGCCTCGATCACACACAAAACCTAAGCAAACCTAAACATGGCACTCAAAAGAGTGTCACAGTAACATGCTTATTAACAGTTAAGAATTGTTAAATTTACGGATAGGCACAATAAAAATAGTTACACACTAGacaaaacataaaactaactgacaGAACTAATAAGACCATGATGTGATCACTGCAATGTTCGGGAGGCACTACACACAGGCAGACACCATCAACAAAcaatacaaaagaaaaagacaCAAGATGTCCCAACTAGTTCAAAGacaaaataacacacacacacatgaaaacAAAACCTACTTAAGTaatgtgtaatataaaaattatttatttttatttattttattttacattatctaTACCTATGAAATGTGAATAAAATACAAGGGAATAAGATATATTagatataaatacatacaatttaccaAACTGTTGAAATTCCAAAAAATACGCAGTTGGGAGTAATTTTGTATATAAACATTTGGGTAATTTATTATGTTGGTTATTAAtctatataaaatcatttttattgtaaatttgtacataacGGAGAACATAATCAACTATTAAACTGACATACTCTTACACCAGTATTGTTGAGAAGGTATTTAAAGTTTGGTGTGGGATTGTAACAGTTGCTAATAAAAGTGAATGTAATTAAAATCTGCATTCAGACAACAGGTCTAGGTTAGGATAAGAGAAGTATTTATTACTTGTAATTTTGAGTAATATGTTTTGATTTATTAATGCCACTGCCTGATTTATTGATGTAATTCCAAATCAAAGTACCaaattctaattttgatcttactAAGGCTTTATATAAAGTGTAAGAATAGTGATGTATAAATGTGATGTGTTAAATTAACGAAAGGGTTGTACAGGAACGGAAACTAAAGAGCTGACATGTTGATGGTAGTTTAAGTTTGAATCTAACATTATGCCCAGATCTTCAATAAAAGGAGTACCTAATTGAAATTTCAGTGTAGTCTAACTTACAATCATACCTAATAGACTAAAGTTTTCTTGTAAACATAATGATTttagtttttctttgttgagTTTAACAAGATTTTATTCagactatttttttatttcaaaaatatcttCTTGGAATAGGATACAATCACTTATGGAAGAAAACTTCCTAAATATTTTCTAGTCTTCTACGAATAAAAGGCCAGTATAATGATGTAGAACTTGCATACCTTCTTGACAAACTCCAGAACTAGTGTATTGATGAACAGTGTTATTATTGTTTatggatataaaaaaatatatttcttagatCATTGGCAGAGttgaaagaaaaaacaaaacttttttttgagcCAGGATTTTTTGGTATAAAAcagctttttttaatattgtggtcttagtggaaaaagtcggtaagtccaatttctggaaaaagactgttagttcccttaccaagttttgcttgcctagaatagtgttataatggacttgcagaaataaagctagaagaaaacgtccacaatcattcattatttggacttccaaacgttttcttggcgaagatattgcccttacaacttcatctgtgaagttaactcattttcacaaaaaagtggacttaccaactttttccactaagcccacgatatgttCGTTactttggttctcagcatgttcaaatgaaagccatacaacatcccactttctgccactcatgttgaacccgAAAGTTATAACATCAGAGatctgaagtccagcaaatctgcacatctgactgggacttaaccacagaaagggtatttccccacaggaggagtattctccatagaatgggtgtttcccacaaaGAAGGGATTTACAGTAGTTGGGGATTTCAAACAGAATAGGAATATTTTAggtaataaatatatgtatttcctTTTTTCACACCATCtacaattcactaattaatttaattttacaggagtatttagctgggtataatttacaacttattcagataatttaaatgttaagatattgattagtatataattttctgttcctgtaaattacaagaaacattaatgagctaaCTTTTGTTGCTATTAGAGAAGAatcagacctttcattaaaagttaatgaacttatttcatttaaaaatacattacttaaataaatctttttttttataaaaaccacttaGTTTAAACCATTGTTTAAACTGTTGTTTAACCTATAATGGTTTAAAACCAGCAACCCTGATCATTGGTGAACCAATTTAAGCATTTATTGCATGTGATTATATTTAACAGTTTTTCCAATAATATGGAGTGATTTACAGAGTCAAAAGCTGTAgcttaactaaaataaataaataaataagttacatCAGACAATATCATTTTTGATTTTTGAATATTTTCCCAAGGCTTACACAACATATTTTTAGATTCACAGGGCATGTGGCTGTAGTGATCATTCATTATTTTGATGTTTGCAGGTAGTTGCTAGTATAAAATATAGGTTGTAACCTTCAGCTGTTACAAACGAAAAAGTCTATCAATAAATATATCAGTCTGTAAGAAGGCAAATATGGTTGGGAATACATGAAATTTACCTTGTCAggccaaaaattgagataaataCTCCAAATTGAAATCAATGAAAAAAACAACCAAGATGTTGCGTGGGAACTAATCCCCTCATATgttcagctaaaaaaaaaaattaatattaaaaaaaattaactcatagCTGCACACTAGAAATAACACATTGAACTCAACCTCGAGAAATCATTGAACTGATCACACAAAGATATTGATAAATTCTGAAATCAGTTGCTGGTTTTGTTTAATTTGAagcattattttggacataacgccattccTGGCAATGGTGCAcatccaaaataattatatttaattcaatcttccctgttgcaagaatcattcaaagaacatgtAATTCTGTTTAACCTGATCTACGTACCATCATCCAATTCGCATTCCCACAAcgatcatttttatttactcatgaaaCATTCacttttttaacaaacaaacaaatgcaATGTTAACAGTTACAGaaatgggaagcctacgatgtacattctgtattgcacagacccgaacaagcccgaacaTCTACCTTCAGCCAACTTCGtcagttattttgtttattactttacaaaattgtggatggttggttatgttaggttagtttagctacattaaaaatactgtcaaataattttaatggttgtttaggaatttctaatttaatatgtagctatcgtgacctaacaaaccattcacacaatcacccaatttttttaaatgtagctatactaacctaattaacctctTAGCTccacaaaatgtgttaaatagagGAAATTTCGTAGCACGAAATAAAAGTattgccgattttttttttcctttttttttaggaAGAGGGACTAGTCGAGATAATTACCCCTTCAACATCAGTTATCAGTTCGTTTACGTATCCATTAATTCAAACTATGCCTTCAACCTTGAATCCTCCTCGTGTTAATATTTTGAGTCTACAGAAAAGAATTATCCTGagattggccgaaggtagatattcgggct from Bacillus rossius redtenbacheri isolate Brsri chromosome 1, Brsri_v3, whole genome shotgun sequence includes these protein-coding regions:
- the LOC134528514 gene encoding zinc finger protein 468-like — protein: MEVPLDLTSRRDSVWPDSDVGSAGSALVNSPQAGRHAGMEDALPERRAHGAPGEGGSVLVKEEAGADGSEDDEPAGDLREVEARGVPATEAAADDAAANKDEDTDAAGFVSPDVKPSINISGLDRVSAKLSMPLLNDGEEAKVDGGTAAFLCETMMSIAPDKRGAKIAKHYAAIRANETAEAIEALKKALHREKNFACGVCGNLFKDRRNLGRHVKRIHCDDKKYRCETCGKGFCFVSHLLRHAESHSAEKRHVCGTCGRGFNLPSNLERHMITHSREKPYACPVCGARFSQNYYLQAHAVVHTGEKRFECATCGMKFGNRSNLRRHFRSHSSEKPYACPVCDQRFRFSNNISKHRKKYHKAT